The Zobellia alginiliquefaciens genome contains a region encoding:
- a CDS encoding glutathione synthetase, whose amino-acid sequence MKIGFVLNKVATEACGTSVALMTKAHKMGHEVSAIGVGDFNLHHDGLITIDTTSVSVTKEVKTPEEYLEHLQGSEAETKRIEAISLDVLFIRNNPTEEGSDRKWAGQSGIAFGRMIQQLGVLVLNDAYALTKAFIDKLYFEELPKHIKPASIITRKKEDVLNFWEENGKKMVLKPLEGSGGQNVYLIDENQKNLNQIIDTLSDEGYIIAQEYLPDVKDGDIRVILMNGRVLEQDGQKAIIRRVSGEGEFRSNFSLGATANSSELTTAMEHIIEVTAPRLIADGFFFVGLDIVKDKLIEINVLSPGGLDHFSEIDLPDFTDTVIKAIERKLEYKKMHGNQLSNKVLATMH is encoded by the coding sequence ATGAAAATAGGATTTGTATTGAATAAAGTAGCCACCGAAGCTTGTGGCACTTCTGTAGCTTTAATGACTAAAGCACATAAAATGGGGCACGAAGTAAGTGCCATAGGTGTAGGGGATTTTAATCTGCATCATGATGGGCTTATTACAATAGACACTACGTCGGTTTCCGTGACCAAGGAGGTGAAAACCCCAGAAGAATATCTAGAACATTTACAAGGTTCAGAAGCTGAAACGAAACGGATAGAAGCCATTTCTCTGGATGTGTTGTTTATACGGAACAACCCCACCGAAGAAGGGTCGGACCGGAAATGGGCGGGACAATCAGGAATCGCTTTTGGTCGTATGATCCAGCAATTGGGCGTATTGGTGCTCAATGATGCCTATGCATTGACAAAGGCATTTATAGATAAGCTGTATTTTGAAGAGCTGCCAAAGCATATAAAACCAGCATCTATCATCACACGTAAAAAAGAGGACGTTTTAAATTTTTGGGAGGAAAACGGTAAGAAAATGGTGCTAAAACCTTTGGAAGGTTCCGGGGGGCAGAATGTATATCTCATAGATGAGAATCAAAAAAACCTGAATCAGATTATAGATACGTTATCTGATGAAGGATACATTATAGCGCAAGAATATCTTCCTGATGTTAAGGATGGAGATATCCGCGTTATACTTATGAACGGGCGTGTCCTAGAGCAGGATGGGCAAAAAGCTATCATAAGAAGAGTTAGTGGCGAAGGTGAATTCCGGAGTAATTTTTCGCTTGGGGCAACGGCGAACAGTAGCGAATTGACCACGGCCATGGAACACATTATTGAAGTTACGGCACCCCGTTTAATTGCTGATGGATTCTTTTTTGTAGGGCTGGATATCGTAAAGGACAAGTTGATAGAAATAAATGTTCTGAGTCCCGGCGGGCTTGACCACTTCAGTGAAATTGATCTTCCTGATTTTACAGATACCGTGATTAAGGCCATTGAAAGAAAATTGGAGTATAAGAAAATGCATGGCAACCAGTTGTCCAATAAAGTTCTGGCAACCATGCACTAA
- a CDS encoding thiol-disulfide oxidoreductase DCC family protein yields the protein MQMPTHSSYIPKLPLLIWDGKCGFCKYWVTRWQKITANKVQYIPYQDIQEQIDEIPEQAFKQAVRMIETNGKIYSGAHAAYRTLYYSSRWSFLLSWYEKSALFKAISDASYKFIAHNRPVLFKLTKTFFGKNP from the coding sequence ATGCAAATGCCCACACATTCTAGTTACATACCCAAACTGCCCCTTTTAATTTGGGACGGAAAATGTGGTTTTTGCAAATATTGGGTCACGCGATGGCAGAAAATTACCGCTAACAAGGTGCAATATATTCCCTACCAAGATATCCAAGAGCAGATTGACGAAATTCCCGAACAGGCATTCAAACAAGCCGTTCGCATGATAGAAACCAATGGCAAAATATATAGTGGTGCACATGCCGCCTATAGAACTTTATATTATTCATCACGTTGGTCCTTTTTACTTTCGTGGTACGAAAAATCAGCTCTATTTAAAGCAATTAGTGACGCCTCCTACAAGTTTATTGCCCATAACAGACCGGTACTTTTTAAGCTAACAAAAACATTCTTTGGTAAGAACCCTTAA
- a CDS encoding succinylglutamate desuccinylase/aspartoacylase domain-containing protein: MKELSRIIGEYSSGVPGPLLFVTAGIHGNEPSGVIALKKVFEELQRTRPEVKGTLVGVSGNKKALEQNVRFIDEDLNRTWSSENIENNINTSHEHSEMYEIIEVLNQYRSQDFEKCYFLDCHTTSSESLPYVSVQDVNDNNAWAHRFPTYIIKGFSDLIHGDIDHYLSRTGLTGFVFEAGQHQHETAVENQEGIIWLALHEALGLDLTLLSCYPQCVENFSKKNAPDQKTFEITYRHGLKDSDEFEMVAGFENFSPIKKGQLLAVQNGQEIRSEHNGYIFMPLYQSKGDDGFFIVEEV, encoded by the coding sequence ATGAAAGAATTATCGAGAATTATAGGAGAATATAGCTCAGGAGTTCCGGGGCCTTTATTGTTTGTCACGGCTGGCATTCATGGTAATGAGCCCAGTGGGGTCATTGCTCTAAAAAAGGTATTTGAAGAACTACAGCGGACCCGGCCAGAGGTTAAAGGAACCTTGGTTGGGGTCTCGGGAAACAAAAAAGCCCTTGAACAAAATGTGCGTTTTATTGATGAAGATTTGAATAGAACGTGGAGTTCGGAAAATATTGAAAATAACATTAACACCTCACATGAGCATAGCGAAATGTATGAGATTATTGAGGTGCTGAACCAATATCGTAGTCAAGATTTTGAGAAATGCTATTTTTTAGATTGTCATACCACATCTTCCGAGAGTCTGCCGTATGTGTCCGTACAAGATGTAAATGACAATAACGCGTGGGCACATCGTTTTCCGACGTATATAATTAAAGGGTTTAGTGATTTAATTCATGGCGATATTGACCATTATTTAAGCCGAACAGGTCTAACGGGTTTTGTTTTTGAAGCAGGCCAGCATCAACATGAGACCGCAGTTGAAAACCAGGAAGGTATCATCTGGCTAGCATTGCATGAAGCTTTAGGGTTGGATTTGACGTTATTGTCTTGTTATCCGCAATGCGTAGAGAACTTTTCAAAAAAGAACGCTCCGGACCAAAAAACATTTGAAATTACCTATCGTCATGGGTTGAAGGATTCGGACGAGTTTGAGATGGTAGCAGGATTCGAGAATTTTTCTCCAATTAAAAAAGGACAGCTGCTAGCTGTTCAAAACGGACAAGAAATAAGGAGCGAGCATAACGGTTATATTTTTATGCCCCTCTACCAATCTAAGGGAGATGATGGTTTTTTTATTGTAGAAGAGGTGTAA